AACTAGTAATAAGTTAAGGGATATTTTTTATATGAAATATTCTTCTTACTCTTGAAATTAATTTTTAGTATTGACTTATTTTAAATTGGGCTAATTTGTTTCAAAATATTTGTTTTAAGGGAGtttaataatattttgaaaatctcaAGGAAGGGCAATGTAACTATCATAAACCTCAGGggagtttctgaaattatccctagggCTTATAGAAAATTGAGCGACTTTCCTTCCGTGCCCCTGAAATTAAAACTTGCATCACTCTACGGTCATCAACTCTCAGCTATTGACACATTAAGTCCCTTAGCAGTCCAGCATcgcagtcttttttttttttttctttttttttttgacgaatTAATTATCTCCATCCTCCACTTGAGATTCACCAATTTAGTACACGAAAAATACACCCACGTTACAACATGCGAAACACGTAGACATAACCACATCTTTATTACACCTTATTTACACACTGACTTACTTGCATTATTAACACATTTTCTAATTACCATTTTATTCCatatacatcatatcaaaaaagtgttatagtacttttttcacaaaattatctcaaataattacaatccaaatacacttatttatatattaattttttaaaacaacaTTTGCTATTAGATGTAACATAATAAATTTCTTCTTAAAGCATGTAAAtcagaaaatgatgaaatttagactagtttttttttttaaaaaaaaattacaatggaAGAGAAGTGGGATTTAAGAAACGAGGATGTGGTAAGGGGATTTGAAGTCAAAATCTCTAATTCTTGAGACTTCAAATaacatattattttttaatgacAAGGCAAATCATGTTGTGCTTTCAATTTTATGGTTGCAATATTATGTTCATAATATGCAAATGTGATCCATTATACCTTcctaccacaaaaaaaaaaagaagttttttTTATAGGATTCTTTAGATAACGTTGAAATTTACATCAGCAACTGGTATGTATAAACTTGAATTTTCTGGAGAATAATAATTATAACTATAAGTTTgttaaacaaaattgaaaatgaaaactGGACAAAGGAAGTATATAAGTTTAGCGAGGCCGATTTGGTCATTGTATTCTACATTTCGCAATAAATTACACGATACATGCAGAGTAGTAAAGCATCATTTCTTCTCGTTTCTCGTAAAGTCTAAGTTGCATGTGATTGTTGAATCCTTAATAGTAATGTTCAAGCAAAATCTATTgtgcaaaaataaaaggaatattTGCAATAATCAGAATATGTATTCTACAATAGTAATTTTTCTAGAATATGTAAGTATTTCCAAACTGCATATGCTACAATACTTGTTCCACATGTCTTTCGCATCAATGTCTTCAATATGTCCAATAGATTTATGAATATAAATATATAgttatcaaattttattttttttaattgataaTGTATCATTATATTTTTTACCATCTCGTCTAGTTGCTGTTTTTCTTGTAGTAGCTGTGTTCTTTCTTCTTGGTCTAGTATTTGATTCACCAATTGCCAAAGTAGAAGATGGGAATAATCTTCACATTTTCATGCGCAGTTGTTCCCTTGCCAACTTGAATTTGAGAAGCTTTTCATTCATTTTGAATATCTAAAATGAAAGTCAAATTCAAACAAATTAATTGTTAAAATTTGTACGTGTTGTGAACTAAATAAAAGGTAAGGTCAGACACGTTTGATGGTCAATTTGCACTTTGAATTGCTGTAAATACAAAAGCATAATTATAAATCAAGAAAGGGTAATGTTAATTGTTATTGGTAGCTTAAAGTTTTGGGGGTTAGACGCATATATAAAATGTTAATTCTTTTtccaaatatatattttttaaaagctTTACCATGgaagtattttttttaataaatttccGTAATCCCAAACGGGTCATAAGTGTGATAAATATCAGATAGATAAGTGATAACTATATAACTATATAATGGGGTGTTTGGATTGccaaattttgaaagaaaaattgttacgttttccgtgaacatatttttcaatcatctttttacctcatatatatcaaatcgttacagtaatttttctacaaaaaattcagaaaaatgcaatccaaacgagGCTATTATTGTCAAATACATGTCAAGCTCTTAAGAAGATTACAATCCTTCTGGAAGACATGGATGTAGACACATATTAGTGGGAAGTTTTTATCTAAACTAGAGAAGCATTTTTGAACTTCAAATCTTGATCGCTTGTATGGTAGACATTTTGAAAATTGGTTGGCGTAGAAGTGGGTTTTTGTGGGAGGAAGGACGCCGTCGAGTGTTGAAGGTTCGTTGGGTTGGTTTGAGCCCAAAACCAAATTGGACagatcgaaaaaaaaaaaaaaaggaaaggaaagaatatTCCAAACCTGTCCTGGATAAGCCGTGTTCACAACGCGTGGTAAAAGTATTCCAAACCTGTCCTGGATAAGCCTTCTCCCCAGCACCGGTCCCCCACATTCCTTCTCCCCTAATCCATCTCTAATGGTCAATTTCTCATGAAAATGGCTAAAAGCAACGTCCACGATCTTTTGCTGCCTCAAGAGGCCTAAATCAACGGGAACGGTGAAGGACCGGCCAGCACGTCCCCGACTTCTTCCTTACTAAAGTCATCCATTATGCTACTACACTGTacaataattataattattctTCTGCAGTTTCGTTTGTCCCCCGGTTCGCCCTCCTCCCTAGTGGAGGACCCAGCGCCCCACATTCAcccttttatccttcatttctgCGTCATCTTCAATCTAATCAACAAACATTCCCAGGGACAACCTTGTAATTTCAGCGTCCCACTCTGGCACTCTCGAATTTTATATGGTGGCGTGACAACCTTGTAATTACGTCAAAAATTGAgacattaaaataataaaaacatttCTTTCCAAGGGGGATGGGGACTGGGGAGGGGGTGTTATCACACCCGATTACGACCTATAAATAAATGCGTCGGTCCCAAGGCCCAAGCCTCTCGTCATTAAGGTTTCGTTCACATTTCCCTCTCTCCGGTCTCCGTCCCTAAAAACCCCCcacagaaaggaaaaaaaaaaaaaaaaaaccaatggGTTCCCGGTACGAGGTTGAGGTCGCGATTACCTCCGCTAAGGATTTGAAGAACGTCAACTGGCGTCACGGTCCCCTCAAGCCTTACGCCGTCGTCTGGGTCGACCCTAAGGCCAAATGCTCCACCCGGGTCGACGACGAGGGCGACACCTCTCCCTACTGGGAGGAAACCCTAGTCATCCCTTTTGATTCCCCCATCGAGGACTCCACCCTCCATATCGACGTCGTCCACGCCAAGGCCGCCGAGGACACCAAGCCCCTCATCGGTTCCACTCGTCTCCGTCTCATCGACGTCGTCGATGAGGCCGGCTTGGGCCGCCGGGTCGAGCGCAAGCTCGAGCTTAAGCGACCCTCCGGCCGTCCACATGGCAAGTTGCAAGTCCAAGTCAGCGTGCGGGAGCCGCCGCGCTACCGTGCCCCCGACCCCTACTATGCACCTCCGTATGGGGTCCCACAACCGGGTTCCAGAGATTATGCGGCTCCCCACCCATATGGTAATTCCCCCTATGGGGCCCCACCAGCAAGCGCTTATGCGGCGCCACCTGCAGGATACCCCTACAGTGCACCACCGGCTGCTCCCCCTCCCTCCTACGGTCAGCCAAGTTACGGGCAGCCCAGTTACGGGCAGCCAGTTTATggggaggagaagaagaagagtaaATTTGGTGGGATGGGGACGGGATTGGCTGTGGGCGCGGTTGCAGGGGCTCTAGGTGGACTGGCATTGGCCGAGGGTATTGATTATGCTAAGGATAAGATCGCCGACGATGCTGCTGAGAAGGTGGAGGAGGATCTCGGCTacgatgatgatgatggtgGTGACTGGTGATGGCCGGAATTTGATCGAATTGTTTCTGAATcaatatacatatatttcaGAAAAAGGGGGTGGTGGCCCGGGGGCGGGGGGTGATTTTTAGGCTGGCTTTGGGCCTTGAACTTACATTTGACTTTGGTCTGGCATTTTCATGGCCTGACATCCTTGTTAATTGTCGTGAGCTTGCAAAAATAAAGAGACATATTATATCGTTCTGtttcatttgaccaaaaaaaaaaaggtgtgtTCCGTTTCTGTTtactagtgtgaatacccgtgctacgcacggtactaatattattgaaaaaaataaaatgataaacaaataaaggtgaaaaaattgaaccaacaaaatttaaatgtaaTATCTATTTAACAATAGTTTAAAATATAATAGAATGTGTATATCATTCAAGAACTGTCTTTTCTCGAAAGATggatcctgaaaaaaaaataaaatctatattaaaaaagggaatgatatatttctacaaatgaatgtaattgaatgtggttaaaatgaaatacttacaaatactaagcattcgatttgataatcttccttgaaggtgcgaacactcttcacaccaatccacttttagtacgaaagccaaaattggtgatttaattaactctgttgaattttgtggagtgcgtactacaaatgaaaatgcacgatctaTGCATGAATTAATTCGTTGGCCGAATAACCTATCATTATTTTCCTGATAATTAACAACGTACGaaattagtgtatttttttacataatttataaatagtactataaaaaataaacatatattaAGAAATTCTACCTTCCTTTGTAATGCCCTGAGATAAGAAGCATCACAACCAAATACAAATCGTGCATGTCTGTCTTGTAAATTAATATGCATATTACCACTGGAATCTCTGATTTGTATATTAACGTTATACctgtttgacaaataaaatattatatgcaatacagaaaaatatattgaagttaagtatacatgaaattaattaccTAATAACAGTGGCAACCACGTCATTACAATGCATACACACTGTCTTTGAAAAATGATCTTCACATAGCTGAATACCATTTTCGTTCCTTGAAACCGTTTGTTCTGGCGAATTAAGGCAACAATAGCATCCTATTTTCTTCCCAAAACATCCTATTCGTAGTGAATAATAATCTGTGTGGTTTGTTGTGAAAATCTAGTTATGAAATTTACTTGATAATGTTCAGAATTAGCTTCATCTTCTTTGTTTTGGTGCTTCTGCACAAGAATTTAGCCATATATTTTATGTTATTGGAGTGATCTTTTAAATTCGGTGAAAAAAATAGCAGTTGATCATATGGTTCTGACTAATGTGGCCCCGTGGATCAAGTTTTTTAAGTCTGGACTGCGGAGGGAAAGGTAACTTTATAGATGAACTTGGTCTCCTGTGGATGCCTGATAGTCAGATGATCAGGCATTTTTGAAAAGTGatggctctctctctctgtatATGTCCGCTTTTTGTCAGTGTGGATATTAAATAAACGCGTACAGTCACTTATTATTCACAACGAAAAGCGTATCTGCTGTCTATACCGCACGAAAAATTAATACATTTTTGGGTCTCTCTGTCTCATGTTTATTGTTGCCAATACTAATGTATTAGGCTGTATTTGAGAGTAGGCCAGGGGTGATTATTTGCTTAAAGGCGACTGGATAGACCATATGTATTAAAGAATCGAAGTTTGGAAATGTTCGTAACTTAATAAAGAGTATAGCCAAAAGGACACTATTTTTGTACTCTTGCAGCAGGTAGCAGAATAGAATCACAAAGAAAGTACTGTTAAAGGTAAACAAAAACttggaaataaacatgaattggACTCATATATGGTAGTAGAAAATGTGGAAACACAGAACTGCGTTAGAGTTAAGACGGTACCCAGATGATATAAATCCAGGTAGTATTATTAGTCTTGCAAGAGCTCTGCAGTTTGGAGTTGGATGGCTGCTGGTGAAACACCGTTGTTGTTTCCTCTCCTGATATACTAAAGAAGTCAAATCTATGTGCTTAATGTCTATCCCATTAATTGTCAAATACCATTAATGTCTATCCCATTAATTACGTTACAGTTAACATATTTGACCTTGTTAAAAGTTCTGAAAAATTACAAAGTAATTTCATAAATTCATTTTCAGCATCTgttctttattttcttattattaCGTTACAATTGGCATGCTGCTTAATGTACTACAGAAGTCAAATCTATGTGCTTAATGTCTATCCCATTAATTGTCAAATACCATTAATGTCTATCCCATTAATTACCTTACAATTAATGGGATATATGGCAAATAATGGGACATTAAGTCTAttcaattaaattaaatgattaactTTTTTTGTCCAACTTTACTTTGAAACGAAATCTATGTGCTATCGAGGACttcatttccaaaaaaaaaaaaaaaacaccatcTGCCTTTTAAGACTGTGCTAATGCTTCCCGATATTGAAGAATTCAGAACCTGGAAGAAATGGCTAGTCATTTTGTCAATAGCATCTGCATTAGAACAGCCGACAGTTTCAAGCTGGATTCAAGCAAACCAAAAGGGTGCATTTCTAGATCAGGTATGCTCATAATTGTAACTACTCCTTTTGTACCAATCTTAATGCAATAACTGCTACACTGGTATCTGAATTCTTTAGTCTCTTCTCATCCTCTTCACGTAAGAGTTATTGCTATGCAAGATGAATTTCCAACGTTTCCTGATGTTGACCATTAATGTCTATCCCATTAATTATGTTACAATTAATGGGACATTAAGTCTATTCAATTAAATCAAATGATTAACTTTTTTTTGTCCAACTTTACTTTGAAACAAAATCTATGTGCTATCGAGCACTtcatttcccaaaaaaaaaaaaaaaaacaccatcTGTCTTTTAAGACTGTTCTAATGCTTGCCGATATTGAAATTTAAGACTCTAGTTATGAAATTTACTTGATAATGTTCAGAATTACCTTCATCTTCTATGTTTTGGTGCTTCTGCAGAAGAATTTAGCCGTATATTTTATGTTATGGGAAGGGGGGGATATGGGGGCGTGGGCTACTGGGCTGTGGTGGGGGTTGGGGTTGCGGGGATATGGGGGGCGTGGGTTGTGCTtctgcattttttatttttcaagttAGAAGAAACTCTATCCCTTGCATAGGTAAAGAAAAGAGAATTAAGAGATGGAGTTCCAAATATATTCTTTTAATAATTTCACGTACTTTtcatcactttttttttgtaaaaaaaaggATTTTAGGCAATCATGATTTGGACTAATTCTCATTTCGCTCTTTGCATTTTAATTTTAACATATTTGACCTTGTTAAAAGTTCTGAAAAATTCCAAAGCAATATCCGACCTGGAAAAGAAGGTTGATTTCTAATGAAGGTTGTGCACATAATATCTTCCATTACTgctcacaaaagaaacaaaatcaatacatttacaaaattaatagaaaaccaaaaacaaataagaaactaAGAGAGAGGGTGAGGGAATTAACTCGATAAGTTAATTAAGTCAATCAGTATAAGGGTTGGGAAAAAATTATAGACATATTATATTATTGgaaataatcaaaaataaaaaaatattacaatattgGGACTAATATTTGGAATTACAATGGAAATGCCAATATTTAAAGAAAACATGATACCAGATTTTTTAATTTGGTGCGAGCGACGTTTTAATCGGTGTAGCCTGGATTTTGTCCTTCggattttatttgaaatttatttttcgtCAGCGCAAACTTGATGAAGCTTTTCCAACTGGTGTGTGGAATCGTTGCGGTGTATGTTTCGTTTCCTAAGCAAATGTTTCCTCCGTTGCAATCTTGCGAGTTTGAAATCTAGTTGTTGTTGAAATGCTTGTAGGCGGGCATATTCCATGGTGAGGAAACTTTAGATGGGTTCCCTACaaattttgagtggaaaatttTAATATGTTAAATAATAGGACAACTTGAATTTGGGATAGCAGATAAGTGGGGCAAAGTtaaaaaaacacaataatacTAATCAATACCTAAATGAGCAGGGTCACTTACTGAAAGGTAGTCACCGCCGGCTTCTTGACGTCTGCCGAAGGTTCAAGAAAAAAAGTATGATGCGTACTAAGAAGAGCACCGGAGTTGTGGTACCAAAGCTGCATCAGTTTTCATTGGTCAAAAAGGGCGTAAGTTAATAGTATTTTCCAATGGCTAAAAGATTGCAAAATTCTAACATACACAAACAATATTTATGATGTAAAACAGAAACTTCTAATTCCAATAAGCCCAAAAAAAGTCATACTAAAAcattaacaaataaagaaatccAAAAAAAGGAATAGGCAGATACATTTGGAGACGGCACCAAGATGGACTCAAATATCGATGAAGAGGATGAAGCAGAGGACTCCTTGGACCCAAAAAGATCAGAAgtgaatgaagaagaagaaccagattgctttcttttgtgAGAAGTGTATGATCGCTCCTAGGTAGTTAATGGCGGAAATGTACATATACTAAAACGTGGTATGATGATAGTGGGAAACGTGGGAGGAAATATAGGAGTGGTTATAGGGTGAATTAAGAGATAGTGGGAATTTTTGaactttaaatttgattggtgataagGTGGTTATTATTCACTacattttatgtattaaaataaatacaaaaatctagaaaaaagaatgggaAGTTTAGAAGTCATTGAAAGGGTTTCTGCTAAAAAccccttctcaaatttatatagatatagattggGCAGTCTTTTTGAGAACTTCCCGAACAAAAAGTCCGCCCAAGTATTGTGAAACTCAggcccaaaaaagaaaagagtataAAGGAAAGTAAACGAAAACAATAACGATCAGCCCAAAGCGTTCTAGTTTTCAAAATGACAttaaggaaggaagaaaagaagtaTAATGAATCAAGATGGCAAGCAATACACTAGTATGAAGTCAGTGATGTTTTCAATTACAAGCAAAATTGAGTGAGAAATACTTttttgaatcgagttgagttgTAACGGAAATTGGCACTCCTTAAGATATATGTCAAGTGTcatattttattagaaaatgtaaacaaatacaaaagatgGTAGTTAAAGTTAAatagaaaaagtatataaatagaataaaagataataattgttagtatgtaTATATACGTGACAGATTAGattaattatatatgtgttAATAAATTGTAAATGTGTTAACGagtgtttaattgcatttgtaataattttttcatttgaatGAGATACCAAGTAAAAGCCGAATCAAGAAATTCCTAATTATCTGTAAGTATGACCGAATTACTCTGTATAATCTGCTCTAATCTAGTTTAAGGAAAGAGGGAGCCGAGGCGATTTTTCGTTGAAGGAAATCACAATTAAGTGACAGCCACAATTAAATGGCAAGGTTGGAGGTCAAGGGTTCAACTGTCTGATGGTACTAACAGCCCTTGACCTCCCACTCCCACCAAGACCGGCGATACTAACAGCTTAAGAGGCTGTTGGCATAACCTTTATCGTCCATTGTATGATCAACACACACAAACTCATATATTTGCTATTAAacaattcattccaaatccCCGTTAACCCAACTGGTGATAAATCTCATTCGCTTAAGACGAAATTTTTATTATCATGAATGCCATTATCTTCAAACAATTCTTCAATAACGATGAAACCCGCATCATTGGGATATAAAACAAACCTAACCAAAACTTGACTCTTATTAAACTTCAAGAAATTGACTAGGAAACTGAAATGCTTGGCTTATTTTCCAGCATTattaagaggaaaaagaaaatcacaTGTCCGTGAACAGATGTATTTGTCTTGAAACTCCATCAATCATATGCATTACATGCTGGCTAATTGGAGTGGAAAAAAGTTTTCGAGACTTCCACGCTGCCAGTCCCAAATTAGTTCCCCCCGcccccaaattttttttaaaattaaaaagccAAATTTCAAGTTGTAATAAGTACACATTGGTCATAACATTCATATTTACTTGTCATGAAAGTTGGAACGCCGTGTGGTTAAAGAATTTAGAGGTCCGTTAAGAACACTTGAGAGAACTTTTGAACGGCTCTGAATCTTGTCATCCTTGATTGAGTAGAAGTTTCATTAGTTTCCTCTGAGACTTAAAGGAACAAGCAAGCATGCATCCCTTGCAATTCAAGGCTTCCGAAATTGCCGTTGTTTGCAAGCAAAAACATCCTCTACATAGTACATATACGGGCTAGCTTCAAATGGTTTTTTCCGGTTTCTCCTTGGCCAAATCAGAAGTGAGCTTTGGTAGGTGGAAATGTTCATCTCCAGGCATTATAAACTTTGCCTGTCAAAATTCTCTACTactaaatttttttcttaactGTCTTCTGCCTCCTAGCGAATCATAGTACATCTTGTTTATTAATATCAAATTTAGGTTTATTATTCCTTCCTTTACTCCCTTGTCACGAAATTCTTTTCACCAAAGTTGGAGGAACGTCCTTTCCTTTCAAGCCTTCTTTTAATGCTTTTTGCAGGGAATATCAAGAACCGTGATCCACAAAGCAGGATGCCGATCAGAATCTGTCGAGGCATAAAACAGCTGTTCACGCGCACTGgtacggttttttttttttttcttatttttcccctctctttctctttttctttttttttaaaaaaaatttatcttaAGAAATTACAACTTATTCTAATCTTACCGTctatgaaacaaaaaaaaattgttaatgaCTATTAGCCTAGGCTAAAAGTAGTCGAGTAATCACTTAGTAAAACTTttaatattaactttaaaaatCTCTTGTCAATACTATAATCTGCTAGGAAactaaagagaaaaaaaaagaaatgattggGTGCAtagatttttcctttccttttttgggTGCATTATTTGATTAATAAACAAAGGAAATGAATGTATAAAATCCAGAACCTACAAAGACTATATGTAATGTATGGGGGTGAAAAAAAGAACCTAGTATTTTGGCCAGGAAATAGGACCATTAGTGTCGAAAATGTGAATAGGGAAGAAAAGAGcctaatttcttttttaaaaaataataattaaaaaaagaagcaattacCGAAACACCAATAGGTGGGTGGCACAGAAATTGCTCAGGCCCACTCTTGAGTTGGGAGTGTGGAGCTTGAAGGCAACGGATCATGATTCATGACACATTATTATTACTGTGATCGGCCCCGCTACTAGCGGAATTTAAAGTGCCAACTCCCCCACCGTGGACTGTAATGTCCTTTCAGATGGAGAAGGAGAACTTCGACAGTAAATCCTTTTTGGCGACCGGTTTAGTTACGACTGAGTTTATTACTCTTTTTACTTTTTCGTCTTCCTCTTCCACCCATAGGCATGCCACTGAAAACAAGTGGGCaatgcaaaatattttttttgtgaattataTCTTTCACGACGACGACGACAGTCGCCTTTAACATTTTAAGAATTGCCGACTTAAAATCCTTAAAACCCAAATCAACAGAGATTTCTAGCTAATCATGGGATTTTGGGGAAATGCAAGCagtgaaaaggaaagaagaaaagttggtTGGTTTTTCACCAAAAAGAAATCAAACATTATTGGCTTTCAAGAATGTAGGAAATTGATGCAGGGACTGGAATGGAAGGCCCGAACGTTTCGGAGTTGGATCTCCGGGAGGAATACGCAATGCTTTCCGGACCGAGTCATACAATGAGTTTTGGGAACGGGTCCTCGCACTGGGCCAAGGAAACTCTGTGGCCCATTCAACCTTGGGGTCCACCACGGCTTCTCGACTCCCATCTTACCGGCTCTTCGTCGACCATCTCCTGGATCCTGATCAACCCACTGTCACCCGGATTCTAGACTTGACCCGTACCCACGACCCACAAAGCCAAGCTCTTCTCTCCGATTACTTCTTCGAGACGGCTAATGCTTCCTTCTTGTGCAGTCATTTGCTCAGAGACGTGGATCAAACACGTATCAAATACAAATCCTTGAAAAAAACACTCGATACCCTTCCAATTGTTCAAATCTCACCTATTATTCCTTTATCCGTGTCATCCGACCGACTACTGGAATTCTTAAAATCGGTTAATCCATTCGTACCATCCGCTTCGTCTCCCGATCGTATTCAGATGGTTCAAACCCATTGTTCCGACTTACTGAAACGGCTCGAGTCGAGTCGTGACAAGGCTCGAGTCAAACTCCATCTAATCGCTAAACTCGAACGCGGCTCGGCGGTGTTTCTCGTGGTTCTAACGGCTTCACTGACCATAATTGCTGCAGCGCATGCTTTGGCTTTGCTGGTGGCCGCCCCGTGCTTGATAGCAACTTCGCTGGAGCTGGTTTCGGCAAAGAAGCTGGCTAGAGGGTCGGCTCAGCTGGATGCGGCCGCAAAGGGGACTTACATAGTGATGAGGGACTTGGACACGATAAGTCGGCTGGTGGGTCGGCTAAGTGATGAGCTGGATCACATGCATTCTGTAGTCCGGTTCTCGCTGGAAAGAGGAGACGATCGGCTTCAAGCCAGTGGGGAAGTGGCGCGCCAGCTGAAATTGAATGGCATGATCAGCTTTACCGATCAGCTCGACGAGTTAGAGGAGCATTTGTACTTGTGTTTCATGACCATTAATAGAGCCAGAAACCTGGTGTTGAAAGAAATTCTGGATCCAGACCACGCCTCCGTCTCCAATTCCGCCCCCGTCTCCAATTTATTGCCTAGACTAAATAATTCACTTTAATAAATATTTTGCATGTACTAGAACTAGTAGTATATATTTTCAGATACTCAACATGCAGATAttgcaaaataaataatttccttTTCACAAACTTATTATTTCTGGGATATTGAGGAACACATAATACCCAATGCGGTCCGAAAACAAAGGTATGTCCCGCACATGTCCAaaatttctcttctttcttgatttgttaATTATATTATGATTTATATGCTCGTGTCTACATGAATTTCCTATGATATCCTCCCGGTTTTGGTCCCAAAGAATTTGGATTAGCTAGTACACTTTTGTTTCGCCACTGTAGCATAAACCTAACCTAATTGGTTACAAAGCAACCAACCATATATCAGTATTGAGTAGAAGACTAAGATGAAACGAAAATGAGGAGTCAACCAGTAAAAAGAGTTAAAAAGGGGTGCAATTTCATCGTGGTaaaaattaattagttaatgcaaaaaaagaaaaaaaggatttTGCCCACTTTGCCCACCCGACCCCCTCTGGTTTTATTTCATGGAAAATGGGTTGAAATAGGGCAAAGCATTGGCAGATGTAGCTGGTCCTGCCTCAGCAGGGATTTTGTTTGACCTTAATCCCAGGGAAGCGGTGTGTGTATTGTGTACTCTGTAGTTACTGCTTAAAAAGTATACGTGGCAGTAAATAATGCCGGCAGATTTTTGCTTTCGTAATAACTCGATTCCTGTCATCTAAGCCACTATGCTCTAAGCATATTTATGGATGATGAGAGGATTTTTGACTCTTCTTTGAGTGTCTTGGTACACTTTGTATGGTTAGTTGAGCAGTTGCTCAAATATTGTACAGTTTTATTATCTATAAAAAGTCATCTAtcgtttttggaaaaaaaaaaaataactcgATTCCTGTCATCA
This portion of the Coffea arabica cultivar ET-39 chromosome 2e, Coffea Arabica ET-39 HiFi, whole genome shotgun sequence genome encodes:
- the LOC113730031 gene encoding uncharacterized protein; its protein translation is MGSRYEVEVAITSAKDLKNVNWRHGPLKPYAVVWVDPKAKCSTRVDDEGDTSPYWEETLVIPFDSPIEDSTLHIDVVHAKAAEDTKPLIGSTRLRLIDVVDEAGLGRRVERKLELKRPSGRPHGKLQVQVSVREPPRYRAPDPYYAPPYGVPQPGSRDYAAPHPYGNSPYGAPPASAYAAPPAGYPYSAPPAAPPPSYGQPSYGQPSYGQPVYGEEKKKSKFGGMGTGLAVGAVAGALGGLALAEGIDYAKDKIADDAAEKVEEDLGYDDDDGGDW